A stretch of DNA from Rhodococcus sp. NBC_00297:
GCGGTCGGGACGCACCAATGGAAAGAGGATGGTCTCGCGAATACCCAGCCCTGTGAGCGCCATCAGAAGGCGGTCGATGCCCATTCCCGTACCCGTTGTGGGCGGCATCGCGTACTCCATGGCGGTGAGGAAGTCCTCGTCGAGGACCATGGCCTCGTCGTCGCCGGCCGACGCCAGCCGGGCCTGATCGACGAAGCGCTCGCGCTGCACGACGGGATCGACGAGCTCCGAGTAGCCGGTGGCGAGCTCGAAGCCCCGCACGTAGAGGTCCCACTTCTCCACCACACCGGGGATGCTGCGATGGGCCCGGACCAGAGGCGACGTCTCCACGGGGAAGTTGCGGACGAACGTCGGAGTGTGGAGCTGGTCCCCGCAGCTGTGCTCCCACAGCTCCTCGACCAGCTTGCCGTGGCCCCACCCCTTGTCCGTCGGCACGGCGAGACCCACCCGATCGGCCAGCGCACGCAGGTCGTCCGGGCTCGTCTCCGGTGTCACCTCGATACCGACGGCGGCCGACAACGACGGGTACATCTCGATGGTGGTCCACTCGCCCGCGAAGTCGTACGCGGAACCGTCCGCGAGGGTGACCTGGAGCGACCCGTACACGGCCTGGACGACTTCCTGCACGAGCTCGCGCGTCATCACTGCGGAGTCGTCGTACGTGCCGTAGGCCTCGTACGTCTCGAGCATCGCGAACTCCGGGGAGTGCGTGGAGTCGATGCCCTCGTTGCGGAAGTTGCGGTTGATCTCGAAGACCCGGTCGATGCCGCCCACGACCGCCCGCTTGAGAAACAGTTCGGGAGCGATGCGGAGGAACAGGTCGATGTCGAGCGCGTTCGAGTGCGTCGTGAACGGTCGGGCCGCGGCGCCGCCGTGCAGCGTCTGGAGCATCGGGGTCTCGATCTCCAGGAATCCGCGGCGCTCGAGCCCGTCACGCAGTGCGCGCAGCGCGGCGACGCGGCGGCGGGCGTTCTCCCGCGCCCCGGGACGCACGATGAGGTCGACGTACCGCTGGCGGACGCGGGACTCCTCGTTCATCTCCTTGTGGGCGACGGGCAGGGGCCGCAGCGACTTGGACGCCATCTGCCACTCGTCCGCCATGACGCTCAGCTCGCCGCGTCGGGAGCTGATCACCTCGCCGTGCACGAAGATCATGTCGCCGAGATCGACGTCCGACTTCCACAGCGCCAGCGCGTCCTCGCCGACACCGGCGAGGGAGATCATGGCCTGGAGCTGCGTGCCGTCCCCGTCCTGCAGCGTCGCGAAGCAGAGCTTGCCGGTGTTGCGCAGGAAGATGACGCGACCGGCCACCCCCACCTGCTCGCCGGTGTGCGTGTCCGGCTCGAGCGCGGGATGCGCAGCCCGGACCTCGGCCAGCGAGTGCGTCCTCGCGACCGACACCGGATACGCCTCGCGCCCAGACTCCAGCAGCCGGGCGCGCTTCTCGCGGCGGATGCGCACCTGTTCCGGGGTGTCGTCGGTGGGAACGGCGGCGGGGTCGGTGTCTGCTCGTGGTGTCTCGGTCACGACTGCCCAGCCTATAGAGAGGTCAGTGCGCGACGAGAGTGCGCCCTTCGCGCAGGCAGTGCCGTGCGCTCCCCACGACGCCGGTGAGCCCGGCGTCGACGATGGCGCGGTACCCACCGATGACGTCGGACGCTCGCGTGAGCCCCAGTTCCTGCAGCGCCGCGGCGGCCAGCGAGGAGGTGTAGCCCTCGGAGCACAGCACGATCCACTCGACGTCGTGATCCACCGCGATGGCCAGGCGTGCGCTGCTCGTGGGGTCGCACCGCCACTCGAGGACGTTGCGCTCGACGGCCAGTGCCCCCGGCATGGTCCCCTCCAGCGCGCGCTGTGCCTGGGGGCGGATGTCGACGAGCACCGCGCCGCGGGCGACGGCATCGGCCAGCTCGGAGACGTCCGTGCGGCGGTACGTGGACCGTGCGCGCTCGAGCATGTCGTCGATGCTCGATCGGGTGGTGGGTCGAGTCGTCATCACGCGTCTCCCTCGGGCAGGTCGGTCAGGACGGACCGGGTGCGGCGCAGAGCACCGCGCTCGCCGATCTCGTAGTAGGACATGGCCGTCAGCGGCGGCGAGTACGCATGCACGCTCAGTGTCGGACCGCTCACGGTCACCGGGTCCGATGTCGGGGCCGGTGCGTGGGTGACGTCGTGGACCCACCCCAGCGGGAAGGACGCCTGATCACCCGCATCCAGGCGGCGGTGATGCAGACCCTCACCGTTCCAACGGTATTCGCTGAGCGAGCCGCTCAGGACGGTCAGCGCGCCGAGCGATCCGGCGTGGTCGTGCAGTTCGGTGGACTTGTCCGGCACCCAGCTGATGAGCCACAGGTCGACCAGATCGTCCGAATGTAGACGGGCACACCACCGTTCACCTGCTGGAAACACTCCACCGGGCGGGAGGAGCGCATCATGGCGACCGTCGAGCACGTCCGCCGCACCTTGATCGGTGAGGCGCAGCAGATCGGCGGGACGCAGAGAGGTGGGGGCGACAGCAGAGAGCGAGAGCACGACAGGACTCCAGGGAGGTGTGATGACAGTCAGGGCAGGCGTCAGCCCCGACAACACTCCCGAGCACCCGTGCGATCAGTCACCCCGAAAGTGTGGCACACCGTTCGGCAGCGCGCCACCTCGACCGTCGTGGCCTCGATCAGCGGCGACGGGCCTGATTGCGCTCGTAGACCAGCCGCAGTCCCGCCAACGTGAGGTCCGGCTCGATGCGATCGATCGACGAGGAGTCGTCCATGACGAGCGACGCCGTGTCGCCGGTGGCCACCACGACGACGTCGTCGCCGTCGAAGCCGGGCACCTCGCGGCACACCCGGTCGACGATGCCGTCGACGAGGCCGGCGAAGCCGAAAATCGCACCCGACTGCATGGCCTCGACGGTGTTCTTGCCCAGAACACCTCGGGGCCGGACCAGTTCGACCTTGCGCAGCGCCGCCGAGCGGGACGCGAGCGCGTCCATGGAGATCTCGAGTCCGGGTGCGATCGATCCGCCCAGGAACTCCCCCTTCGCCGACACGACGTCGACACACGTGGACGTCCCGAAGTCGACGATGATGCACGGGGCGTCGTACAGGTGGTGAGCCGCGAGGCTGTTGACGATGCGGTCGGCGCCCACCTCCTTCGGATTGTCCACCAGCAGAGGCACTCCCGTGCGTACACCGGGCTCGACGACCACGTGGGGAACGTGCGACCAGTACCGCCCCAGCATCGTCCTGATCTCGCGCAGCACCGACGGGACCGTCGACAGCGCCGCGACACCCGTGATGGTCTCCACGTCGGGACCGAGGAGACCGCGGAACGTCAACGCGAGCTCGTCCGCCGTCATCGACGCGTCCGTCCGCATCCGGCGTTGCCGCGTCAGCCGCGCGTGGTCACCGGTGCCGGTGAACACGCCCAACACGATGTTGGTGTTGCGGACGTCGACGGTGAGCAGCATCAGACCGAGACCGTGTCACGCGTGTCCGCGGTGAGTGTGCGCGGCGAGATCAGTCCGGAGCCGGCCGGGCTGTCCGCCGGATCGGTGCCCACCTGGACGGGGCGGTTGTCGGCGTCGACGAACACCACGTTCGGCGCGTACTCGGCGACCTCGGCCGGATCGAGGATGCCGTAGGCGATGATGATCACCAGATCACCCGGATGCACGAGATGCGCTGCGGCGCCGTTGATCCCGACCACTCCCGAACCACGCTGCCCCGCGATGACGTAGGTCTCGAGCCGAGCACCGTTGTCGATGTCCACGATGGTCACCTGCTCACCCTCGAGCAGCGCGGCGGCGTCGAGCAGGTCCTGATCGATGGTCACCGACCCCACGTAGTGCAGATCGGCGTGGGTCACGGTGGCGCGGTGGATCTTCGAGGTCATCATCGTGCGGAGCATGGTGGGTCCTTACCTGTCTGGAGCCGGGCGGAGTTGCGGGCAGGCCGGTCGAAGTGGAGTCAGGAGTGGCCGAGATGGCGTTGTCCAGCTGCGGATTCCGGATCGCGACCCTGGAATCCGGTACCGAGAGCGACGCCCACGTTGTCGAGCAGGCGCGTGGTGCCCACGCGGGCGGCGACCAGCAACCGGCCGTCTCCCTCCTCGGGTGCGTCACGGAGATCGGCTCCGCGTATCTCGAGGTAGTCGACGTCCACCTCCGGCACCGTGTCGAGCACCGACTGTGCCGCCGCCAGAACGGCATCCGAACCACCCTCGGCAGCATGGGTGCCGGCGATCAGCGCTGCCGACAGGGCCACCGCGAGGGACCGCTGGTGCTCGTCGAGGTACCGGTTGCGCGAGGACAGGGCGAGACCGTCGGACTCGCGGACGATGGGGACGCCGCGGATCTCGACGTCGATGTTCAGGTCGCGCACCATCTGGTCGATGAGGACCAGCTGCTGGTAGTCCTTCTCCCCGAAGTAGGCCGTGGTGGGTGCGACGATGCCGAGCAGCTTCGCGACCACCGTCAGCATCCCGGCGAAATGGCCGGGCCGCGAGGCGCCTTCGAGTTCGGCACCGAGCGGACCGGGGTGCACCGTCGTCCGCGGACCGTGCGGGTACATGTCCTGCACACTCGGGACGAAGGCCAGTTCCACCCCGGCTGCGCGCAGCACGTCCAGGTCGGCGTCGAGGGTGCGCGGGTACGCGTCGAGATCCTCCCCCGCCCCGAACTGCAGCGGGTTGACGAAGATCGACACCACGACGACAGCGCCGCTCCGCTTCGCCATCTCCACGAGCTGGACGTGACCGGCGTGCAACGCACCCATGGTGGGCACGAGCGCGACTCGGCGTCCCGCCGAGCGCAGGGCACGGGTGACCGACCGGACGACATCGGGTGCGTGATGCACCGTCAGTTCACCCGGTGTGTACGCGCCGTCGAGTGCACTCACGGCTGCCTCCTCATTCGTTGTCCCGCAGGACGTTCATCACGGTGTCGTCCGCGCCGGTCCGCTCGGCCGTACGCAGTGACATCGCGCGATAGCCCGCGGCGATCCGCGGGTCGAGATCGGTCAACGCGTCGAGATGCCTGGACACCGTCGCCCCGTCGCCGCGCGCCACCGGACCGGTCAACGCGCCCTGTCCGCTGCGCAGCACGTTGTCCAACGCCGCCGACAGCAGTGGCGCCAGAACCCGCTCCGCCACACCACCGGGACGCTGTTCCACCGGCTGCTGGCCGGGAAGTTCCTCGTGGGCCAACGCGTCCCGCAGCGCGTCGAGGGCGTCGACGACCAGAGTGACCAGGTGGTTCGACCCGTGGGCGAGCGCGGCGTGGTACAGCGTGCGCGCCTCCTCGGGCACACCCACGGGCTCGCCGCCGATCTCGAGCACCAGTCCCTGCGCGATCGCGAGGCCGATCTCGTCGGCCGCCGTGATGCCGAAGCACGCGGTCGCCAGACGGTCGGTGTCCTCGGGTTTGCCGCTGAAGGTCATCGCGGGGTGCACGGCCATCGTCACCACTCCTCGGCCCGCCAGCGGCGCGAGGATGCCGACACCGTTGGCGCCGGACGTGTGCAGCACGAGAGTTCCGGGCGACACCGCATCGGTGCGCGCCAACCCGCGGACCAGCGCGTCCAGTTCCTGATCCGGCACCGCGAGGATCAGCAGTTCACTGCGCCGAGCCACATCCGTGGCCGGCATGATCTCCGCGTCGGGGAGGCGGGTCTCGGCGCGGCGCCGGGACGCGTCGGAGACGGCGGCGCAGCCGAACACGACGTGGCCGACGCGTTCGAGCGCCTCACCCAGCGCGGTACCGACCCGGCCTGCGGACACGACACCGACGGACAGGCGCGCCGGGGCGGGGTCGGACGTGACTCGATCGGGGGACAAGAAGGGTCCTCTCGGGGATACAGTTCCAGTCCCGCTCGGCGGGTACCGGACTCATCGACGCCCACACTAGTGTCCGGCGTCGACCGACCGCCATGCGACGCCGGTCACACCCGCGGCGCAGATCTCACTCGACGAAGCTCTCACTCGGCGCGGTGTCTACTCGGCACGGCGGCGCCGGCGACCCGATCCTGTCGACGCGTCCGCGGTGCCCATCCCCGCGAGGATGTCCGCGACGGAGCGCCCACTCGAATGTGCTCCCGATCCTGCGTCGACCGGTGCGTCGGACTCGTCGTCCGGATCCGCAGCGCGTCGTCGACCGCCCGACTGCACGGGTGCGACGGGCGCGGGTTCCGGAAGCTCGGGCTCTTCCGGCTCGGGTTCGGGCTCGACGTCCAGGGTCGGCAGCGGATCGGGTTCGGGCTGCGGCTCGGGTTCGGGGAGCGGCTCGGGCTCCGGCAGGGGTTCGGGCTCGGGTTCGGGTTCCGGCAGCGGTTCCGGCTCGGGCTCGGGTTCCGGCTCGGGAAGGGGTTCCGGCTCGGGGGCGACGGGAATGCTGTCGGCGCGGTGACTCGACGGGTTCCATTCGGGGGTGCGCGGCGACGGCGGTGCGGGTGCCGGATGGAAGGTGCCGTCGTGATCGAACTCGCCGCCGATGACCGACGTCTCCGCCGTGACCGGGTCGTCGAAGGGAGTGGCGAAGCCGGGCCGGGAGTAGGTCGGATCGGGGGCGAAGCTCGGCGGGCGGGTGCGCGATCCGGGAACGTACAGACCGGACGGCGCCGGCTCGTAGCCGCTGTAGGAGCGCTCGGCCAGCTCCCGCATCCGCATCGCCTCGCCGGCGATGGCAGCGCGGTCGTCCGGCAACTCGCCGTCGAACAGCATCTCGAGGCTGCGGCGCAGCGACGCGAGTTCGGCTCGGAGAGCACGCATCTCGTCTCCGTCGGCACCGATCTCGGCGCGCACCCGCGACTCGACGCCGAGCTCGTACTCGCGGCGCGCGGCAATCTCCCGCTCCAGCTGGAGCTCGTAGACGGTCTGCAGATCGCGCGCCTTCATCTGATCCACCGCGGCGTCGCGGCGGTATTTCGTCATCGCGAACGCGCCGAGAACGGCGGCCCACAGCGCTGCCACGATGCCCACGCGCAGCAGCGGAACGCTGTCGCTGAGGATCATCAGAACGCTGGCCACCACGCCCAGCAGAACCAGACCGGCGAGAGCCGTGTGGTTGCCGCCGCGTTTCGTGCGACGGTTCGCCTTGCTCCTGCCGGTGTCCGTCATGAATCCCAGGGTAACGGCTCGGGCGGCTGTCGCACTTCACCATGCACGGACGGGGTGTCCGAGGACGGCCGCGATCGGGTCAGTGGGCGGGCTCGTCGGCTCCGTCGTCCGGTGTCCGGCAGCAGTGCTCGAGCCACAGGGCAGCGGCCACGGCGACGATCCCGGCGACGAGGCCGATCAGCGCTCCCGGCGTGTCCTCCGACGCCGCGCGCACCGAGGACCGCAGGGGCAGCAGATGGATCAGCAGACCGGCCCACACTCCCGCCGCCGCTGCACCGACGAGGGCCGCGGCCTTCGCCAGTGCGACGGCGCGGGCGACCGTGATCGGATGCAGCTGGCCGGGCCCGGGGCCGATCCTGCGGGTGCGCAATCGGGACCGCACCAGCAGACCCACGACCACGAGGACGACCGCCACCGGATACAGCGACGCTCCGGCGAACGTCGAGATCGGCGGAACAGACCCGTAGAACGAGGACGCGAGGATCCAGGTGGCCACCACGGCGAACGCCGCGAGCGCGACGAGGTCGCGCACGCGCGTCGGGCTCACGTGGAGTCACCGCCGGCCCGCCCGCAGCGCACCGGGTCCCACAACCGTGTCTCGGTGCGACGCACACCGGCACGTTCGGACTCCGGCAGCTCGGCCAGCAGGTCGCGCACCGATCGGCCACGCAGCACGGCGTCGGGATCGGCGTCCAGCCACGGTGCGAGGACGAAGGCGCGCTCGTGCGCCAGTGGGTGCGGAAGAATCAGCTCGGGGTCGTCGCTGACGACGTCGTCGCACACGACGACGTCCACGTCGACGGTCCGCGGTCCCCAGCGCTGCACCCGCTCGCGGTGAGCGGCCGTCTCCAACTGCTGTCCCCGTCGCAACCAGCCCCGGCAGTCGGTGTTCTCGTCGTCCACGATCACGACGGCGTTGAGGAAGTCCTGCTGGTCGATGCCGCCCCACGGGGCGGTGGCGAACACGGTCGACACTGCGACGACGGCGTCACCGAGACCCTCGACCACGGCCCGCAACTGCTGTTCGCTGTCCCCGATGTTGCTCCCGATCGAGAGCACCGCGCGGGTCACGCAGACCTCGATCGGCTCACCACGACGGCCACGTCCGTGAAGGTCAGGGGGATCGGAGCCGACGGCTTGTGCAGGGTGACCTCGACGCGTTCCACGCGCGGATCCGTCAGGACACCGTCGGCGATCTCGCTCGCGACCGTCTCGATGAGATCGCGACTCGGCCCCGCGACGACCGCGGCGGCGGCCTCGGCCAACTCGCCGTAGTGCGCCGTCTTCGTCAGGTCGTCCGATGCCGCGGCCGGGGCGAGATCCATGTGGACGACGAGGTCGACGAGGAAGTCCTGCCCGTCGCGCTTCTCGTGGTCGAAGACACCGTGATTGCCGCGCACGGTCAATCCGCGCAGCTCGATGCGATCGGTCATGTCGTGCCTTTCGGTTCGGTCGGGCCGTGCCACTGCCGGTGCACGGCGAGAGCGTCGAGAGTGCCGACGGCGTCGTGGACGCGCACCCCCCAGGCGCCCGCCACGGCGGACAGCACCGAGATCGCGGCCGTCGCAGCGTCGCGGCCGTGCGGAGGGCGAGGCTGCCCGTCGCGGGCGAGCAGAGTGCCGAGGAATCGTTTGCGGGACGCACCCACCAGCACGGGAATGCCCGTGTCGACGAGACGATCGAGTCGGCGGAGCAACGCCCAGTTGTGCTCCGCGTTCTTGGCGAAGCCGAGCCCCGGATCGAGGACGATGCGGGAACTGTCCACCCCGGCGGCGACGGCCGCGTCGACCTGACGGAGCAGTCCGCTGCGCACGTCCTCGACGATGTCGCCGTAGTCGTGCTCCTCGGCGGCACCGGGTCGGTGGGTCCAGTCGACGGTGGAACGCCAGTGCATGAGCACCCAGGCGACACCGGCATCGGCGACGACACCCGCCATGTCGGGATCGGCGCGGCCACCGGAGACGTCGTTGACGATGGACACGCCCGCACCGATCGCCGCGGTCGCCACGGATGCCCGCATCGTGTCGACGCTGACGCACACGCCGTGAGAGACCAACTCGGCGATCACCGGTGCGACGCGCTCCGCCTCGACGGACGGGTCGACGCGGTCGGCTCCCGGACGTGTCGACTCGCCCCCCACATCGACGATGTCGACACCCGCGGCGTGCAGTTCGAGGCCGTGACGCACCGCGGCGTCGACGTCGAGGTAGCGGCCGCCGTCCGAGAACGAGTCGGCCGTGACGTTGACGACGCCCATCACCACGGGCCCGTCCGCGTGCGGAAGCGTGAACACGAGCGGCGCCTATTTGCGAAGAATGAGATCCAGCGCCTCGGACCGGGACACCGCGCTGGACTGGAACACACCGCGCACGGCGGACGTGGTGGTGCTGGCGCCCGGCTTACGGATTCCCCGCATCGCCATGCAGAGGTGCTCGGCCTCCATCACCACGATGACTCCGCGCGGTTCGAGCTTGCGCATCATCGCGTCGGCGACCTGCGAGGTGAGACGCTCCTGCACCTGCGGCCGCTTCGCGTACAGGTCGACGACCCGCGCCAGCTTCGACAGGCCCGTCACCCGGCCCGACTTGCCCGGGATGTAGCCGACGTGCGCGACGCCGTGAAAGGACACCAGGTGGTGCTCGCACGTCGAGTACATCGGGATGTCCCGCACGAGGACGAGCTCGCGGTGCGCCTCGTCGAACGTCGTTCCCAGCACCTCGTCAGGATCGACGAACAGTCCGCCGAACATCTCCCTGTATGCACGCGCCACTCGAGCGGGCGTGTCCTTCAGCCCCTCGCGCTCGGGGTCCTCACCCACCGCGAGCAGCAGCTCGCGAACGGCCGCCTCGGCGCGCTCCTGATCGAACGTTCGACCGGACACCACGGACACGGGCTCGTCGATCGACTGATCGGCTTGGTTGACGGACACGGGAGGTCCCTTCGCTGACGGACGCGCTGCCGATGGATCAGAGCAGCCGGAGTGATGTGCGGGCGGGTGCGGCCGCACGGACGAGAGGGTCGGACGAGCGACTCTAGCGCGCGTCCGGGCCCTCCCACCGCTGGGTGTTCGGCGGCAGCTGGGGATCCTCGGCCTCGTCACGCGGAGGCTGGTACTGCCCCTCCGGGTTCTGCGGGTTGCGGTAACGCGGCTCGGGCTGAGCCGGCTCCCCCACACCCGAACCGGGGTACTGCCCGTACGGCTGCGGATCCTGGTACGGCTCCTGATAGGGCTGGGGTTCCTGGTACGCCTGCGGTTCCCGATAGGGCTGGGGTTCCTGGTAGGGCTGCGGTTCCTGGTAGGGCTGGGGCTCGTCGTAGCCGCGCGGTTCCTGGTACCCACGCGGACCCTGGTAGCCCTGCGGGTCACCCTGACCCTGCGGCTGCCCGTATCCCTGGGGCTGGCCGTAACCCTGGGGCTGGCCGTAACCCTGCGGCTGGCCGTAACCCTGCGGCTGGCCGTAACCCTGCGGCTCCGGGTACCGAGGTGCCTCGTTCTCGCGAGGAGGCCATCCCGGTGCGGACCAGCCGGCCGGTGCGCCGTAGTCGGGCATCGAGGAGCCGGGACGGCCGCCGCGATGTGCGCCACCCTGACCGTTCGGGGTCGACCCGTTCTGGCCCTGCCCGTTCTGACCGTGACCGTTCTGGCCGTGCCCGTTCTGGGCGTGGCCGTTCTGGCCGTTCTGTGCCTGGCCGTTCTGGGCCTGGCCGGCGTAGCTCGGCTCCTTGACGATCGAGACGGGGGGCCACGGCTCCCCGCGCTCGGTCGCGAGCTCGCGCGGCGTCTTCACCGGGGGCTTGGACGACGGAACTCGATCACCGAAGTCGTTGAACGCGGTGATGCGGGGACGCTTCTCGACGCCGGTGAAGATCTTCTCCAGATCCTTGCGCGTGAGTGTCTCGCGCTCGAGCAGCTCGGTGGCCAGGATGTCGAGGACGTCGCGGTAGTCGTTCAGGATGGCCCACGCCTCGGTGTGCGCGGCCTCGATGAGGTTGCGCACCTCCCCGTCGATCTCCCGCGCGACCTCGTGCGAGTAGTCGGACTGGACGCCCATCGAGCGGCCCAGGAACGGATCGCCCTGCTCCTGGCCGTACCGGACGGCGCCGAGCTTGCTGCTCATGCCGTACTCGGTGACCATGGCGCGAGCGATCTTGGTCGCCTGGTCGATGTCGGACGACGCTCCCGTGGTCGGCTCGTGGAAGACGAGCTCCTCGGCAGCGCGGCCGCCCATCGCCATGACGAGGCGCGCGATCATCTCGGAGCGCGTCATCAGGCCCTTGTCGTCCTCCGGCACCGTCATCGCGTGACCACCGGTGCGGCCGCGGGCGAGGATGGTGACCTTGTAGATCGGCTCGATGTCGGGCATCGCCCACGCCGCGAGGGTGTGACCACCCTCGTGGTACGCCGTGATCTTGCGCTCGTGCTCACTGATGATGCGGCTCTTGCGTCGAGGTCCGCCGATGACGCGGTCCACCGACTCCTCGAGGGCGGCCTCGGTGACCACGGTGCCGTTCTCCCGCGCCGTGAGCAGTGCGGCCTCGTTGATGACGTTCGCGAGATCCGCGCCCGACATGCCGACGGTGCGCTTGGCCAGACCCTCGAGGTCGGCGTCCTGCGCGATCGGCTTGCCCTTCGAGTGCACCGCGAGAATCGCGCGGCGTCCTGCGAGGTCGGGGGCGCCGACCGGGATCTGCCTGTCGAAACGGCCCGGGCGCAGCAGGGCGGGATCGAGGATGTCGGGGCGGTTGGTCGCGGCGATGAGGATGACGCCGGTGCGCTCACCGAAGCCGTCCATCTCGACGAGCAGCTGGTTGAGCGTCTGCTCGCGCTCGTCGTGTCCGCCGCCCAGACCGGCGCCGCGCTGGCGACCGACGGCGTCGATCTCGTCGACGAAGATGATGCAGGGGCTGTTCTGCTTGGCCTGCTCGAACAGGTCGCGCACACGTGAGGCACCGACACCGACGAACATCTCGACGAAGTCGGAACCGGAGATGGTGAAGAACGGCACGCCGGCCTCACCGGCGACGGCGCGGGCGAGCAGCGTCTTGCCGGTTCCGGGAGGGCCGTAGAGCAGCACGCCGCGGGGGATCTTCGCGCCGAGTGCCTGGTAGCGGGCCGGGTTCTGCAGGAAGTCCTTGATCTCGTACAGCTCTTCGACCGCTTCGTTCGCGCCTGCCACGTCCGCGAACGTCGTCTTCGGCATGTCCTTGGTGAGCTGCTTGGCCTTGGACTTGCCGAAGCCCATCACACCGCCACGCCCGCCGCCCTGCATGCGCGACATCACGAAGATGAAGATGCCCAGCAGGATGATCATCGGGAGCAGGAACACCAGGATCGACGTGAACCAGCTGTCCTGCGTCACCTCGGTGTCGTAGCTCTCGGCACCCGACGCGGCGACCTTGTCGAAAATCTGCTGCGACGCGGCGTCCGGGTACTGCGAGATGATCTGCGTCTCGTTGCCGGTGGCGTCGTTGCCGCTCTTCAGCGTCAGACGAACCTGCTGCTCACGGTCGTCGATCTGCGCGGTCTGCACGTTCTGGTCGTCGAGCTGCGCGACGGCGACCGACGTGTCGACACTCTTCCACCCCCGCGTGTCGTCGCCGAAGTAGCTGAAGGCGAAGATCACCAACAGGATGCCGGCGACTATCGCCAGGTTGCGGAACAAAGTCTTGCGGTTCATACAGCGTCGCCCTCGATGGCAGTCGGACTCACAGGCAGGTGGTCATGGTTCGCGTCGGTCGGCCGGCAGCAGTTCTCGATCGTTGCCGGTTGCGCACCGGACAAGCCAGGTTACCGCGGATGCGGACGGCCGGGCGGCGCGCACATCTCGGTCAACGCGCCGACACGCGGTGAGGTTCCCGCGCCCAGCTGCGCGTGACGAGTGTTACCGGTCGGCCGCGGTGCGTGGCCAGGGCCGATGCTGTTCGATCTGTGCCGCGAGCGCCAGCAGTCGACGCTCGGACCCGGGAGGGCCCGCCA
This window harbors:
- the lysS gene encoding lysine--tRNA ligase, with product MTETPRADTDPAAVPTDDTPEQVRIRREKRARLLESGREAYPVSVARTHSLAEVRAAHPALEPDTHTGEQVGVAGRVIFLRNTGKLCFATLQDGDGTQLQAMISLAGVGEDALALWKSDVDLGDMIFVHGEVISSRRGELSVMADEWQMASKSLRPLPVAHKEMNEESRVRQRYVDLIVRPGARENARRRVAALRALRDGLERRGFLEIETPMLQTLHGGAAARPFTTHSNALDIDLFLRIAPELFLKRAVVGGIDRVFEINRNFRNEGIDSTHSPEFAMLETYEAYGTYDDSAVMTRELVQEVVQAVYGSLQVTLADGSAYDFAGEWTTIEMYPSLSAAVGIEVTPETSPDDLRALADRVGLAVPTDKGWGHGKLVEELWEHSCGDQLHTPTFVRNFPVETSPLVRAHRSIPGVVEKWDLYVRGFELATGYSELVDPVVQRERFVDQARLASAGDDEAMVLDEDFLTAMEYAMPPTTGTGMGIDRLLMALTGLGIRETILFPLVRPDRG
- a CDS encoding rhodanese-like domain-containing protein; translation: MTTRPTTRSSIDDMLERARSTYRRTDVSELADAVARGAVLVDIRPQAQRALEGTMPGALAVERNVLEWRCDPTSSARLAIAVDHDVEWIVLCSEGYTSSLAAAALQELGLTRASDVIGGYRAIVDAGLTGVVGSARHCLREGRTLVAH
- a CDS encoding cysteine dioxygenase; the encoded protein is MLSLSAVAPTSLRPADLLRLTDQGAADVLDGRHDALLPPGGVFPAGERWCARLHSDDLVDLWLISWVPDKSTELHDHAGSLGALTVLSGSLSEYRWNGEGLHHRRLDAGDQASFPLGWVHDVTHAPAPTSDPVTVSGPTLSVHAYSPPLTAMSYYEIGERGALRRTRSVLTDLPEGDA
- a CDS encoding type III pantothenate kinase; this encodes MLLTVDVRNTNIVLGVFTGTGDHARLTRQRRMRTDASMTADELALTFRGLLGPDVETITGVAALSTVPSVLREIRTMLGRYWSHVPHVVVEPGVRTGVPLLVDNPKEVGADRIVNSLAAHHLYDAPCIIVDFGTSTCVDVVSAKGEFLGGSIAPGLEISMDALASRSAALRKVELVRPRGVLGKNTVEAMQSGAIFGFAGLVDGIVDRVCREVPGFDGDDVVVVATGDTASLVMDDSSSIDRIEPDLTLAGLRLVYERNQARRR
- the panD gene encoding aspartate 1-decarboxylase — encoded protein: MLRTMMTSKIHRATVTHADLHYVGSVTIDQDLLDAAALLEGEQVTIVDIDNGARLETYVIAGQRGSGVVGINGAAAHLVHPGDLVIIIAYGILDPAEVAEYAPNVVFVDADNRPVQVGTDPADSPAGSGLISPRTLTADTRDTVSV
- the panC gene encoding pantoate--beta-alanine ligase; this encodes MSALDGAYTPGELTVHHAPDVVRSVTRALRSAGRRVALVPTMGALHAGHVQLVEMAKRSGAVVVVSIFVNPLQFGAGEDLDAYPRTLDADLDVLRAAGVELAFVPSVQDMYPHGPRTTVHPGPLGAELEGASRPGHFAGMLTVVAKLLGIVAPTTAYFGEKDYQQLVLIDQMVRDLNIDVEIRGVPIVRESDGLALSSRNRYLDEHQRSLAVALSAALIAGTHAAEGGSDAVLAAAQSVLDTVPEVDVDYLEIRGADLRDAPEEGDGRLLVAARVGTTRLLDNVGVALGTGFQGRDPESAAGQRHLGHS
- a CDS encoding Rossmann-like and DUF2520 domain-containing protein, which gives rise to MSPDRVTSDPAPARLSVGVVSAGRVGTALGEALERVGHVVFGCAAVSDASRRRAETRLPDAEIMPATDVARRSELLILAVPDQELDALVRGLARTDAVSPGTLVLHTSGANGVGILAPLAGRGVVTMAVHPAMTFSGKPEDTDRLATACFGITAADEIGLAIAQGLVLEIGGEPVGVPEEARTLYHAALAHGSNHLVTLVVDALDALRDALAHEELPGQQPVEQRPGGVAERVLAPLLSAALDNVLRSGQGALTGPVARGDGATVSRHLDALTDLDPRIAAGYRAMSLRTAERTGADDTVMNVLRDNE
- a CDS encoding DUF6779 domain-containing protein — encoded protein: MTDTGRSKANRRTKRGGNHTALAGLVLLGVVASVLMILSDSVPLLRVGIVAALWAAVLGAFAMTKYRRDAAVDQMKARDLQTVYELQLEREIAARREYELGVESRVRAEIGADGDEMRALRAELASLRRSLEMLFDGELPDDRAAIAGEAMRMRELAERSYSGYEPAPSGLYVPGSRTRPPSFAPDPTYSRPGFATPFDDPVTAETSVIGGEFDHDGTFHPAPAPPSPRTPEWNPSSHRADSIPVAPEPEPLPEPEPEPEPEPLPEPEPEPEPLPEPEPLPEPEPQPEPDPLPTLDVEPEPEPEEPELPEPAPVAPVQSGGRRRAADPDDESDAPVDAGSGAHSSGRSVADILAGMGTADASTGSGRRRRRAE
- a CDS encoding DUF3180 domain-containing protein — encoded protein: MSPTRVRDLVALAAFAVVATWILASSFYGSVPPISTFAGASLYPVAVVLVVVGLLVRSRLRTRRIGPGPGQLHPITVARAVALAKAAALVGAAAAGVWAGLLIHLLPLRSSVRAASEDTPGALIGLVAGIVAVAAALWLEHCCRTPDDGADEPAH